The genomic region CATCGAAATTGCGGCCGGTCGTCATCGGATAGACAAGGATCAGCTTGATCTTTTTGTCGGGGCCAATGACGAAGACGTTGCGCACGGTCTGGTTGTCGGCCGGCGTTCGCTTTGTCGGATCGCCGGAGACTGCTGCGGGGAGCATGCCATAAAGCTTCGATACGTTGTAGTCGGTATCGGCAATCATCGGGAAATTCGGTGCAGCGCCCTGCGTTTCCTGGATGTCGCTTGCCCAACCGGCATGGCGATCGACAGGATCGACCGATAGGCCGATGATCTTTACGCCACGCTTGTCGAATTCGGGTTTGATCCTGGCCATGTAGCCCAGTTCAGTGGTGCAAACGGGCGTGAAATCCTTGGGATGCGAAAACAGGACAGCCCAGGAATTGCCGATCCAGTCGTGAAACCCAATCTTGCCTTCAGTCGTTTCTGCCTGGAAATCCGGTGCGGTATCGTTGATCGCGAGAGACATGAACCCCTCCATCTGACACATGGTTGCCGAAACGTTTCGCCGCGTATGGTTGATCTATATTCTGCTAAATTAGGAAATGCGCAATATTTAAGTGCGGCGGCTCTTGTAGAAGCCGCCGGCAATGTATTGGAGAGGGGCAGGGCAATACAGTTGAACTTTCGGGTTTTGGCCATTCTACCCCTTTTGGAGTGGGCAAGGATCGTCAGGCGTTCCTGAACAGCTTCCAGCGTTTGGGGCGGAAGGCGATGCGGTTGCGGTCAAGGCTGTCAGCTTGCTCGGGCGGCAATTCGAGCTCGATCGACGGGTGATCCTTGCCGATGTTGACCTCGATGTGACGCGTGCCGGCAACGCGGCGGCTGGAGACGAGCAGACCGGCGATGCATCCACCGCAGCCGTCGCGCAGTTCGATGTCGTGCGGTCGGAAATAGAGCTGCGCGCTGCCGTCCCTCTCATTGTCCGCCTTCAAGCCAAGGGGACGGTCTTCGAAC from Rhizobium gallicum bv. gallicum R602sp harbors:
- a CDS encoding peroxiredoxin, with amino-acid sequence MSLAINDTAPDFQAETTEGKIGFHDWIGNSWAVLFSHPKDFTPVCTTELGYMARIKPEFDKRGVKIIGLSVDPVDRHAGWASDIQETQGAAPNFPMIADTDYNVSKLYGMLPAAVSGDPTKRTPADNQTVRNVFVIGPDKKIKLILVYPMTTGRNFDEVLRVIDSLQLTAKHKVATPANWKQGEDVIIAGSVSDDEARTIYPNGWTAPKPYIRIVPQPEA